The Acidobacteriota bacterium genome segment TGCACTGGCTGCGCTCGGAGCCGCGGCCGGACGTGATCGACATCTCCAACTCCATGCTGATCTCGCTGGCCCCCGCGCTGAAGGAGGCGATCGGCTGCGGCATCTGCTGCACGCTGCAGGGGGAGGACATCTTCCTGGACCATCTCGACGAGCCGTACCGCTCCCGCGCGCTGGCGCTGATCCGCGAGCACGCCCGGTCGGTCGATCGGTTCGTCGCCGTCAGCGACTACTACGCCGGCCACATGGCGCGGTACCTGCACATTCCCGGGGCGAAGCTGGACGTCGTGCCGTTGGGCATCAACGCCGACGGCTACCCGGAGGCGGCGCGGGACGAGTCCCGGCCGTTCACGATCGGCTATCTCGGGCGCATCGCGCCCGAGAAGGGAATCCACCTGCTCTGCGACGCCTACCACCGGCTGCGCGCGCGGGGCGACCTGGAGGGCTGCCGCCTGGAGTTGGCGGGCTATCTCGGACCGGAGCACCAGGCCTACCTGGAGGGCATGGTCCGGCAGGTCCGCGAGTGGGGCCTCGAGGACGAGATCCACTACCGGGGCGTGCTCGAGCTCGACGACAAGGTGGCGTTCCTGCAGCGCCTCGACGTGTTCGCCGTGCCGGCGACGTACGACGATCCGAAGGGACTGTCCCTGGTCGAGGCGATGGCGTGCGGTGTGCCGGTGGTCGCGGCGAGACGCGGCACCTACGTGGAGCTGATCGAGCGCACGGGCGGGGGAGTGCTCGTTCCGCCGGAAGACGTCGAGGCGCTGACGGCCGAGCTGCACCGGTTGCGCACGGACGACGGGCTGCGCGTCGAACTGGGCACGCGGGCCGCGTCCGGGGTCCGCGAGCGGTACACCGCCGACGTCATGGCGCGCCGCGCCGCCGAGGTGTACCGGCGCGTCTGCCCTTCGCCGTCGGAGGACCCGGTCTCGACCGCGGTCGGTGTTCGTTAGCCGCCGCGGTGCGGCGTCCGGGGGGCGCCGAAGACGAGAAGCGGCTGCCCCGGCGCGTGCAGTCGGTCCCCACGGGCCTACGCGGCGTTCGCTGCGCGTGCATCGCTGCGCCAGATCCAGACCAGCACGGCGAGCACGCCGACCCCGAGCAGGCGCCGGGGACCCTCCACGAAGATCACGGCGCCGTTGGCGATCATGAACAGGAAGAAGGCGCGGACGGCCAGTCTCCGGAGTCGGGGACGCCGCTGGGAGTGTGCGGGGCGGAGCTGCCACCGGAGACCCTCCCCGATCCAGATCGCCGTGAACGCGTAGTTCACCCAGAGGCCGCCGCCCCAGTCGAGACCGAAGAGCTCCTCGGTGCGAGCCGCCGTGTGGGCGTACGCGGCCGCGTGACTCCAGTCGTGATGGAACGTGAAGGCCGCGGCCACGTGGGCCAGGTACGTCAGCGCTCCGAGCAGCCAGACCGGCCGTGCCCATGGGGCCGGCGGCCGTCGTGTCCGGCCGTACTCGCCGGCGACGTAGAGGGCCAGCGCGGTCCAGATCGTCACGGCGACGATGGGCGTAGTGGGGGACACGGAGCACCTTGCGTCAGGGTTCGATACCGTCTCGCGATCCGGCTGCGTCGACCGCGGCTACCGCAGCCGCGCGGCGATTCCCTTCGGCACGATGGTCTGGCCCACGGGCATCAGGGATATCCCCGCGAGCTTGAAGTGTTGAATGCCGAACGGGATGCCGATGATCGTCAGGCACATGGCCAGGCCCGCAAGCACGTGGCACAGCGCCAGCCACCAGCCGGCCAGCAGCAGCCACACGATGTTGCCCAGGAGGCCGGCGGTGCCCGTGCCGAGGTCTTCCTGTCCGGTCACCACCTGCCGGGGCACGGCTTCGTGCCCGAACGGCAACAACGTGAAGCGGGCGATGACGAAGCAGGAGCGTCCCCAGGGGATGCCGATTATGGTCACGTACATGATCACCCCGGCGATTACCCAGCCGATGCTCATCCAGATCCCGCCGAGCAGTATCCAGAGGATGTTGCCGATGGTGCTCATCCCGTTCCCCCTCGGTGTGTTGCAGGCCGTTCGGCGGACCGAGACCCCCCGGGGGCGCACCGCAGCCGGCCGGCGTCGCGGTCTTCCCTGGTAGGGTAAACCGGATGTTGCGCCTTGCGTTTCCGACGCCGGCGCCGGTCTCTCTTTCGGTCAAGGCGGATCATCGAGGCTCGTTTGACCGATAGAATGGGCCGATGCGGCACACGGGGCGGGCGCGGCGGCGGCGGTGGGCGGGCGGTTGTCCGGCGCTTATAGCTCTGCTGTGCCTGATCGGATCGGCGGCGCCGCATACCGCGGGCGCCAACGGCGCACCGGCCCTGAACGAGTTCCACCGGGGGCGGATCCTCGAGCGCGCGGCCGGCTTGCCCCGCCTGCGCAGCCTGCTCGTCTCGGTCGGCGGCGAGCTGATCGAGGAGCACTATTTCAACGGCGCCGCGGCGCACCGTTCCGCCAACCTCAAGTCCGCGTCGAAGACCATCATCGCCATTCTGGTCGGGATCGCCATCGACCGGGGCTACCTGGCGGGCGTCGATCAGCCGATCGTCGACTTCTTCCCGGACGAGCTGGCCGACGCGGAAGCAGCGAAACGGTCCATCACCGTCGGCGACCTGCTCTCCATGCGGGCGGGTCTGGAGACCACCTCGAACCGCAACTACGGGCGCTGGGTGCGGAGCCGGCACTGGGTGCGGCATGCGCTGAGCCGGCCGCTGGTCGACCGGCCGGGCGGGCGGATGATCTACAGCACCGGCAGCACGCATCTGCTGTCCGCGATCCTGACCCGCGCCACGGGCATGAGCACCCTGGAGTTCGGCCGCCGCTATCTCGCGCGGCTTCTCGGCATCACGCTGCCGTCCTGGACCCGGGATCCCCAAGGGGTCTACCTGGGCGGCAACGAGATGGGCCTGACGCCGCGGGCGATGCTGGCGGTCGGCAACCTCTTCCGGCGCGGCGGGACCGGGGCCGGGCGGCAGGTGATCTCGCGCGAGTGGATCCGCGCGTCGACGGTCCCGCGCACCCGATCGCGGTTCAGCGGGCGGCAATACGGGTACGGCTGGTGGATGCGCACGCTGGCCGGGCATCGGACCTACTACGCCTGGGGCTACGGGGGGCAGTTCATCTTCGTGATTCCGGATCTGGACGCGGTGATCGTGGCGACGTCGTCGCCGAATCCGGGTTCCGGGCGGCGGCGCCACCGGCGCGAGCTGGACGACCTCATCGACTGCGACCTGGTGCCCGCCATCCGGCGGGCGGTGGCGGAAGCGGCGCAATAGGGGGCTTTCGACGCACGAACCACAATCGAGGACGGAAGTGAGGAACGACATGACGAAAGCGACCAGCCTGCTCGTAGCCGTGTTCGTGCTCTTGACGATGGCGTGCGGCGGTGCGCCGGAACCGCCGCCGGAGGAGGTGGACGCCGGTCCGGTCGGGGAGCCGGCCGGCGAGGGGTCCATTCTCCGGATCGACCGGCGGCTCGATTCGTTGATCCCCACCGGCGCCACGATAGAGAAGGTGGCCGAGGGCTATACGTTCACGGAGGGGCCGGTCTGGATCCGGGGCGAGCAGCGGCTGCTCTTCTCCGACGTGCGGGCCAACGCCATCCACCAGTGGACGGCGGCGGACGGCGCCAGCCCGTTCATCGATCCGGTGTTCGAGGGCGACCGCGAGGGGCTGCGGTCGATCTCGTCCAACGGCCTGACCTTCGACACCGAGGGCAGGCTGATCATCTGCGAGCACGGCAACCGCCGCATCTCGCGGGTGGAGGAGGACGGCAGCCGCACGGTGCTGGTCGACGGCTACGAGGGGAGCCGGCTCAACAGCCCGAACGACGCCGTCTTCGGCTCCGACGGCTCGCTCTACTTCACGGATCCGTCGTACGGCCTGGAGGGGCTGGAGGAGTCGCCGCTGCGCGAGCTCGACTTCAACGGCATCTACCGCCTGCGCCCGGACGGCGAGCTGCAACTGCTGGTGAGCGACCAGACGCGCCCGAACGGGATCGCGCTCTCGCCGGACGAGTCGACTCTGTACGTCGCCAACTCCGACGCGAACAACAAGGTGTGGATGGCGTACGACGTCGACGACGAGGGCGCCTCCAACGGGCGCGTCTTCTACGACGTCAACGACCAGACCGCGGCCGGGGGCGCCGACGGCATGAAGGTCGACCTGCGCGGCAACGTCTTCGCCACCGGGCCGGGCGGCGTCTGGGTGTTCGGCCCGGACGGCGTACACCTCGGGACGATCCTGATGCCGGAGGTGACCGCCAACGTCGCCTGGGGCGGCGACGGACGCACGCTCTACATGACGGCGAGCACCGGCGTCTACCGGATCGACCTGGCCACCGCGGGCGCGGTCCCGGGCAACCCGGTCGTGGTCATGGAGACGACGATGGGCAACGTCACGATGGAGCTGTTCGCGGACCAGGCGCCGGTCTCCGTCAGCAACTTCCTGCAGTACGCCTACGCCGGCTTCTACGAGGACACCATCTTCCACCGGGTGATCGAGAACTTCATGATCCAGGGCGGCGGCATGGGCACCAACCTGGTTCCGAAGATCACCCGCGAGGCGATTGTCAACGAGGCGACCAACGGCCTCGGCAACCGGCGCGGCACGGTGGCGATGGCGCGCACCGCCGCGGTCAACAGCGCGACGTCGCAGTTCTTCATCAATCACGCGAACAACGGGGGCCGCGGCCTCGATCACCGCGGCACGGCCCCGGATGCGTACGGCTATGCCGTCTTCGGCGAGGTCGTCGACGGGATGGACGTCGTCGACGCCATCGCCGGCGTGCAGACCACCGCGCAGGGGGCGCACGGGAACGTGCCGGTCACGCCGGTGGTGATCAACGCGATGACGGTGCAGCCGTAGCGCGCGCACCGTTGGTCGTTCGCGGGAGTAGTGAAGGCCGGCGGCGTCGTGTCGCCGGCCTTCCTCGTCCCGGGCGAACGAGCGGCGCGCAGGCGGCGACCGGTTCGTCGGAGAGCGACGAGAGGCGCGGCGCGCTGCGACAATGACAGCCATGCGCGAGTTCAACATCGCCGGGCCCGTAGTGGCTGGAGACCACTACCTGATCGCTCCAGGGAGCGGACGTGGGAGGAGAAGATCTTCCGCCGCGACCCGCCGCCCGACACGGGCCCCGATCACCGTCTGGGGCATGTGAGTCGTCGGTAGAGCACGTCCTGGATGGCGGAAGAACGATGCAACGTGAGCGAGTACGGCCGAGACCCTGTCGGCTGGGGTTCATCTTGATCATTACGGCGTTCCTCTCGTCGGGGAGCGCTACTGGCCACGTGGCCGGGGTCGCCGGCCCGGACTACGAACGCCGCAACATCGTCTTCATCCTGACCGACGATCAGCGCTTCGACGCGCTCGGGCTGCTGAACGACTACTTCCGGACGCCGAACCTGGATCGCCTTGCGGAAGGCGGCGTTCTCTTCGAGAACGCGTTCGTCACGACGTCGCTCTGCTCGCCGTCGCGCGCGTCGATCCTCTCCGGCCAGTACGCGCACGCGCACCAGGTGCTCGACAACAGCACCCCGATGCCAACCGGGATACCGACCTTCCCGCAGGGATTGCAGGCCGCCGGCTACGAGACCGCGTTCGTCGGCAAGTGGCACATGGGTGGCGCGCGCGACGATCCGCGGCCCGGCTTCGACCACTGGGTCTCGTTCCGCGGGCAGGGGCCGTACACGGACCCGGCGCTGAACATCAACGGCGCGCGCACCGAGACTCCCGGCTACACGACGGACCTGCTCACCGACCACGCGGTCGAGTTCATCCGGCGCGACCACGACCGGCCGTTCCTGCTGTATCTCTCGCACAAGGCCGTCCACGCCCCGTTCACCCCGGCCGAGCGCCACGCCGGCGCCTACGTCGACACGCGCTATCCGCGCCCGGCGTCGATGGCCGATACCGACGCCAACTACGCCGGCAAGCCGGCCTGGGTGCGCGCCCAGCGCGATAGCTGGCACGGTGTGGACGGGATGTACGACGGACGGACCGACTTCAATCGCTTCGTGCGCGAGTACGCCGAGGCCTTGATGGCCGTCGACGACAGCGTCGGGCGGGTCGTCGAGGCGCTGCGCCGCGAAGGGTTGCTCGATTCCACGCTGCTCGTCTTCACCTCGGACAACGGCTTCCAGTTCGGCGAGCACGGCCTGATCGACAAGCGAACGATGTACGAGGCGTCGATCCGCGTGCCGCTCATCGTGCACTGCCCGGATCTGTTCGATGGCGGCGCGCGCAGGCCGGAGATGATCCTGAACATCGACTTCGGTCCGACGTTCCTGGAGGCAGCCGGCGCTCCAATCCCCGACACGATGCACGGCCGCTCGTTTCATGGGCTCCTCGCCGGGACGTCGGACGACTGGCGGGACGCGTTCCTCTACGAGTACTTCTGGGAGCGCGCGTTTCCCCAGACTCCCACCGTGCTGGGCGTGCGCGGCGACCGCTACAAGCTCATCCGCTTCCACGGCGTGTGGGAGCCCTACGAGCTCTACGACCTCGACGCCGACCCGCACGAGATGCGCAACCTGCTCGGCGACGTGCGGGTGGAGACGCAGGCGGGCACCGTCGACCGGCAGATCACGCAGCGGGTGGCTCCGGACGTGGCAGAGGTCTTCGCCGGCCTCATGGAGCGGTTGACTGCAATCCTGCGGGAGACGGGGGCCCTCGACGAGCCGACGTGGCGGGCGGTAGCAGAAGGGTGGTAGGGGATGGACGGTACGGAATCGCTGTCTTCCTTCTCACGTGTCACACGTGTAGCGTGCATGCCGTCCGCGTCAGCAGACTCGCGTTGGCCGCGCGCGAATAGACCTTGCCTCTGGGGCGGTCGACGAGTTTCTTGTTCTTGAAGTCCGCGATCAGGCCGGGGTCGCCGGTATAGAGAAGCCGGACGCCGGTCCATCTTGCCAGAGCGAGCACGTGTGGATCATCGGACCGCCGGTCTGTACTGTCTCTCATGGCGCGCTCATCTTCGGCGAACTGGTCCGCGGGAATGAGTTTGGCCTTGCCGGCCTGCGCGTACGATAGCAGCTTGGCTCTCGTGCGGTACCCCACTTCCGTGGCAAAGGCCCCGCCTGTCGAATAGACGATGCGTCCGCCACGGTCCAGCCAGTTCCGTATTGGCGCGGCATCCTCGGTGGCCGGATCAGCGAGGAATGCCCCGAGACGATTGGCGTCCACAATGATGCACATCCGCGCGGTCTCTCAGTCTGAGAACCCGAGTAGCTGGTCGGTTTCCTTCAAAAAGAAGTCACGATAGCCTGGCGGCGCGCCCTCCAGGTTGCCGTAGTCGTCCAGGGTCATGTTGTGGATCGTGACTGCGTTGCCGGTAGGCTCGAAGTAGAGAATGGACACGTCATCGGACTTGAGCGTCTCTTTTCGGACTGCAATGCGCATGCGATCAACGATGTAGTCGCTATGCGTTTCAATCAGGAATCGGCTCCCGCTTTTCTTGAACGCGTCGACGAACAGATTCGCCAGTTCAGCCTGACCACGCGG includes the following:
- a CDS encoding glycosyltransferase family 4 protein; protein product: MRIISITAGAGGMYCGSCIRDNTLAKSLRRLGHEVLLVPLYTPPRTDEPSVSEHRVFFGGISVYLEQYSGLFRGTPWLIDRLWESPWLLRAVSQRGVQTQPEQLGELTVSVLEGRHGHQRKEFDKLVHWLRSEPRPDVIDISNSMLISLAPALKEAIGCGICCTLQGEDIFLDHLDEPYRSRALALIREHARSVDRFVAVSDYYAGHMARYLHIPGAKLDVVPLGINADGYPEAARDESRPFTIGYLGRIAPEKGIHLLCDAYHRLRARGDLEGCRLELAGYLGPEHQAYLEGMVRQVREWGLEDEIHYRGVLELDDKVAFLQRLDVFAVPATYDDPKGLSLVEAMACGVPVVAARRGTYVELIERTGGGVLVPPEDVEALTAELHRLRTDDGLRVELGTRAASGVRERYTADVMARRAAEVYRRVCPSPSEDPVSTAVGVR
- a CDS encoding YccF domain-containing protein; the protein is MSTIGNILWILLGGIWMSIGWVIAGVIMYVTIIGIPWGRSCFVIARFTLLPFGHEAVPRQVVTGQEDLGTGTAGLLGNIVWLLLAGWWLALCHVLAGLAMCLTIIGIPFGIQHFKLAGISLMPVGQTIVPKGIAARLR
- a CDS encoding serine hydrolase; the encoded protein is MRHTGRARRRRWAGGCPALIALLCLIGSAAPHTAGANGAPALNEFHRGRILERAAGLPRLRSLLVSVGGELIEEHYFNGAAAHRSANLKSASKTIIAILVGIAIDRGYLAGVDQPIVDFFPDELADAEAAKRSITVGDLLSMRAGLETTSNRNYGRWVRSRHWVRHALSRPLVDRPGGRMIYSTGSTHLLSAILTRATGMSTLEFGRRYLARLLGITLPSWTRDPQGVYLGGNEMGLTPRAMLAVGNLFRRGGTGAGRQVISREWIRASTVPRTRSRFSGRQYGYGWWMRTLAGHRTYYAWGYGGQFIFVIPDLDAVIVATSSPNPGSGRRRHRRELDDLIDCDLVPAIRRAVAEAAQ
- a CDS encoding sulfatase; this encodes MQRERVRPRPCRLGFILIITAFLSSGSATGHVAGVAGPDYERRNIVFILTDDQRFDALGLLNDYFRTPNLDRLAEGGVLFENAFVTTSLCSPSRASILSGQYAHAHQVLDNSTPMPTGIPTFPQGLQAAGYETAFVGKWHMGGARDDPRPGFDHWVSFRGQGPYTDPALNINGARTETPGYTTDLLTDHAVEFIRRDHDRPFLLYLSHKAVHAPFTPAERHAGAYVDTRYPRPASMADTDANYAGKPAWVRAQRDSWHGVDGMYDGRTDFNRFVREYAEALMAVDDSVGRVVEALRREGLLDSTLLVFTSDNGFQFGEHGLIDKRTMYEASIRVPLIVHCPDLFDGGARRPEMILNIDFGPTFLEAAGAPIPDTMHGRSFHGLLAGTSDDWRDAFLYEYFWERAFPQTPTVLGVRGDRYKLIRFHGVWEPYELYDLDADPHEMRNLLGDVRVETQAGTVDRQITQRVAPDVAEVFAGLMERLTAILRETGALDEPTWRAVAEGW